The following coding sequences lie in one Capsicum annuum cultivar UCD-10X-F1 chromosome 5, UCD10Xv1.1, whole genome shotgun sequence genomic window:
- the LOC107863015 gene encoding uncharacterized protein At5g23160: MSQMEFDIPKKIKKPRKSYFLGCFGLSMIEKESLHVNKSTSVKKKNKSKSKKLLFFSKIIRKHSSSSSKTIPVDVSDNNIDVVKSEKVKTSVIAGDVTKREKVKGQSQTKIVVHDKVDNKTKDHKTKDNIHENNKSLDQLLDKVHDNSTCRNEFSRSVTISSTHNLSQNLINSTKDKHEIKLSHSTSLPPPKGWKKLVAETATRKVNNEKPGQRHVHVSNNDNFDSIIGMSILMVTLLIMLFWGKACAIVCTCAWFYFIPRFRHEKEEMDAGKIGGGAGDDIDMDSEEYKRKVVLDGLLKRNHRNGVGVL, translated from the exons atgTCTCAAATGGAATTTGACATCccaaaaaagatcaaaaaaccAAGAAAGTCATATTTTCTAGGTTGTTTTGGTCTTTCCATGATCGAAAAAGAGTCACTACATGTCAATAAATCAACTAGTGTCAAGAAAAAAAACAAGTCCAAgtcaaaaaaattgttatttttttcaaaaattataaggaaacattcatcatcatcatcaaagactATTCCGGTGGATGTTTCAGATAATAATATCGACGTGGTGAAGTCGGAGAAGGTTAAAACTTCGGTGATCGCCGGAGATGTGACTAAGAGGGAGAAGGTTAAAGGTCAAAGTCAAACAAAAATAGTAGTACATGACAAGGTTGATAATAAG ACAAAGGATCATAAAACTAAGGACAACATCCACGAAAACAACAAAAGTTTGGATCAATTATTAGATAAGGTACATGACAATTCAACATGTCGAAATGAATTTTCAAGAAGTGTTACAATATCTAGTACTCATAATTTGAGCCAAAACCTTATAAATTCAACAAAAGACAAACATGAGATCAAACTTTCCCACTCAACATCTCTCCCACCACCAAAAGGCTGGAAAAAATTAGTGGCGGAGACCGCCACCAGAAAAGTCAACAACGAGAAGCCAGGTCAACGACATGTACACGTGTCGAATAATGACAATTTTGACTCAATTATTGGCATGTCAATACTAATGGTGACCCTATTGATAATGTTGTTTTGGGGTAAGGCTTGTGCTATTGTTTGTACGTGTGCATGGTTTTATTTTATCCCTCGATTTCGACACGAAAAAGAAGAGATGGATGCCGGAAAAATTGGTGGCGGCGCCGGAGACGACATCGACATGGACTCGGAGGAGTACAAGAGGAAAGTGGTGTTGGACGGATTGTTGAAGAGAAACCATAGGAATGGTGTTGGAGTTTTGTAG